The Papaver somniferum cultivar HN1 chromosome 3, ASM357369v1, whole genome shotgun sequence genome includes a region encoding these proteins:
- the LOC113357129 gene encoding protein XAP5 CIRCADIAN TIMEKEEPER-like yields MAGMGDGYVGTAQDAVRIRRLEKQREVERKKIQELKNKSASSGGQSGLLQFGSSTSEILETAFKKETVGLVTREQYVEKRVNIRNTFEEEEKEKLQKLQQEEEELQQQKRNKKRKIKGNPRLSFTDDIENESDEAEAENNKNEEPKKHGNGKLGKDPTVETSFLPDSEREAEEQAERERLKKKWNLEQLRIQNEPLQITYSYWDGAGHRRTIQVRKGDSIGEFLRAVQQQLAPEFREIRTTSVENLLYVKEDLIIPHQHSFYDLIINKARGKSGPLFHFDVHEDVRTIADATIEKDESHAGKVVERHWYEKNKHIFPASRWEIYDSARQWGRYTIHGD; encoded by the exons ATGGCTGGAATGGGAGATGGGTACGTGGGTACGGCCCAAGACGCGGTAAGGATACGAAGATTAGAGAAACAGAGAGAagtagagagaaagaaaattcaagaactCAAGAATAAATCTGCTTCTTCTGGTGGTCAATCTGGTCTACTCCAATTCGGTTCCAGTACTTCTGAG ATTCTGGAAACTGCTTTTAAGAAGGAAACTGTTGGATTAGTCACTAGAGAGCAATACGTTGAGAAG AGGGTAAATATTAGGAAtacatttgaagaagaagagaaagaaaaacttcaGAAGTTGCAGCAAGA GGAGGaggaacttcaacaacaaaagcGTAATAAGAAGAGGAAAATTAAGGGGAACCCACGGCTTTCTTTTACAGATGATATTGAAAATGAAAGTGATGAGGCTGAGGCAGAAAATAATA AAAATGAAGAACCAAAGAAGCATGGGAATGGGAAACTTGGTAAGGATCCTACAGTTGAGACGAGCTTTCTTCCAGATAG CGAGAGGGAGGCAGAGGAACAGGCTGAGCGGgaaagattaaagaaaaaatgGAACCTTGAGCAGCTAAGAATTCAAA ATGAACCTCTTCAAATCACTTATAGTTACTGGGATGGTGCTGGTCATAGGCGAACTATTCAG GTACGCAAGGGTGATTCTATTGGAGAGTTTCTACGAGCTGTTCAGCAGCAACTTGCACCTGAGTTCCGAGAGATTCGAACTACCTCAGTTGAGAACCTTCTATATGTTAAAGAAGATTTGATCATTCCTCAC CAACACAGTTTCTATGATTTAATCATCAATAAAGCAAGGGGCAAGAGTGGACCG CTTTTCCATTTTGATGTTCATGAGGACGTGCGTACAATTGCCGATGCAACTATAGAGAAGGATGAG TCACATGCTGGCAAGGTAGTTGAGAGGCATTGGTATGAGAAGAACAAACACATTTTCCCTGCCTCAAGATGGGAG ATATATGACTCAGCTAGGCAGTGGGGACGGTATACCATTCATGGGGACTGA